One Ilumatobacter fluminis genomic window, GTCGTCGATCGACACGAGGGCCTGATCGGACACCAGGAGGATCTCGGCCAGGATCACGAGGATCGATGTCGCCGACAGCGGGATCGCCTCGGTGATCCAGAGCACGACGGCCGCGCCGAAGATCGCGAGCATGCGACTGGCGGGGGAGGAGAGGTCGCCCGTCGGTCCGATGGCGAGCACCCCGACGAACCACACGAGCGCCACGCCGATCCCGATCCGGTTCAGGGGGACATGGACGGAGGCCACGGCCGCTGACGCTAGTTCCCATGTCGCGCGGCCCGTGACGAAACCACGAAGTCGGGACCAAGGTCCACTACTATTTTCGTCATGACGAAAACCGAGGTGGCGACGGCGGGCGGGGAGGAGCGGCGGTGTCGATGGTGCCGCCGGGCGCTGCCGGTTCGAACCGGTCGGGGTCGGCCGAAGGAGTTCTGCTCCCAGCGATGCCGGCAGTGGGACTGGGTCAGCCGTCAACGTGCAGCTGACCTCGAGATCAGCGACGGCGAGCTGATCATCGCCCGGCGCGAACTCGACGAACTCCACGATCAGCTGTACATGCTGGCGTGCGCAGTCGACGACACCGAACGCGATCTCGCCGACACCGGAACCCGTGCGACTGCGAAGGAGCTGCGCGAGATGCTCGACTGGCTGCTCGACGCCGCGAAGCCCCTCCGTGAGGCGCAGATCTCCGCACCCTCGGGTCCATCCTGAATAGCGTCATGACGAAATAACTGGCTCCCGGCAGTCGGGTCGTCCCGAATGCCGGTGCGTCGAGGTGGAGGGTGTCGTGACGGCGTCCCTGCCTGGCCGACAGATGACTGGCTCGTGTGCTCGTCGGCACGGCGGCATCGCGTTGAGGCCTCTGAAGGCGGTGTAGAGCTGTCGTCGAGGATGACGTCGACCTGTGGTCGAGGCTGACCCTCCAGCGCGAATCGAGCAACGATCAGCTGCTCGCCCCTTCTGGACCGGTCGCCCATAATCGACGTTATGTCAAGTCGTCGTGACGCGATCGACATGTGTTCTGGAAATGGTCAAGAATGGGTCCGGGCCACTGAGCAGGGGAAAGAGTCGACGTGACGCCGTGGCACGGCGCGTGGCGGTAATACCCCACTCAGTGAGATGTGCGGGCGCACCGATAGCCAAGAGTCCCAGTTGCAAAGGAACCGCCCATGCCTTCGACTCGCACCACACGTCCACTCCGCCGGATCACCACCCTCGTCGCTGCGGGGGTCACGTTCACGCTGCTGCCGCTCCCCTTCGGTGCGACCGTGCACGCGAACGCCCCGGCGACCGCGGTGACCGGATTGGCGCTCGGCGCTCGGGGCGACGCCGTGAAGCAGCTGCAGCAGGCGCTCCTGAACCAGGGCGTGCCGGTCGACGGCGGTGTCGACGGCGTGTTCGGCCCCGGTACCGAGAGCGCCCTCAAGCAGTTCCAGGCAAAGCGCGGCTTCTCCCAGACCGGCACCGTCGACACGGCCACGGCGATCGCCCTCGGGCTCGTGTCGAACAGCGTCTTCGGGCTGACGCAGGGCGCGAGCGGCAACAAGGTCGTCGAACTCCAGAACACACTGATCGCCGCCGGACATCGTCCGGCGGGCGGCGCCGACGGCATCTTCGGCCCGGCGACGGTGACGGCACTCAAGGCCTTCCAGAAGGCCAAGGGGCTGGCACAGTCGGGCGATGTCAACGCGCCGACGGCAGCGGCGCTCGCCGCGGTGTCGGGCGGCGCCGCGGCTGAGCCCGCAGCCGAACCCGCGTCCCAGCCGTCGAGCTCGAGGGGCTCGGTCCAGGGCTTGAAGATCGGCAGCCGTGGCGATGCCGTGAAGCAACTGCAGCAGGGGCTCATGAACCTCGGCTTCACCGTCGTCGGAGGCGCCGACGGGATCTACGGCGTGCTCACGGCGAACGCCGTGAAGTCGTTCCAGAACGCCAACGGTCTCTCCACGAGCGGCTCGGTCGACAAGGCGACCGCACAGGCCTTCACCGCCGCCACGAGTGGCGGCAACGGCGGCACCGACGACGGTGACGACGGTGACGACCATGACCCGAGCGCCTCCTCCCCCTTCGTCGGTCTGCAGTACGGCTCGATCGGCGCCGACGTGAAGGGCCTGCAGCAGGCCCTGATCGACGCCGGCGTCACGGTGTACGGCGGCGCCGACGGTGTCTACGGCACCCACACGGTCACCGCCGTCAAGGAGTTCCAAGGCAAGCACGGCCTGTCGAAGACCGGCAAGGTCGACCAGGACACCGCGAATGCACTGGCCTCGCGCAATCCGAGTGGAGGGACCGACACGGCCTCGATCGTCGGCCTCAAGTCGGGTGCGCTCGGCAACACGGTCAAGCAGCTCCAGCAGGCCATGATCGACGCCGGCGTCACCGTTCGTGGCGGCGCCGACGGCATCTTCGGCCCGGCGACGACCGAAGCGCTCAAGTCGTTCCAGACCTCACAGGGGCTCCCGGCGACCGGCGTCGTCGACCAGGCGACCGCCGAGGCGCTCAAGGACCCCAAGGCCCCCTCCTCCCCCAGCACCGGCTCGACCGACGGGTACGCGGTCTACGGAGAGCGTGGCTCACGTGTCGTCGACCTGCAGAACGCGCTGCTCGCTGCCGGCATCTCCTTCGTCGGTGGCGCCGACGGTGCATTCGGCAGCGCCACGGCCGGCGCCATCATGTCGTTCCAGCGGGCCAACGGGCTGTCGGTGACGGGCAAGCTCGACGACGCGACCGCCAAGGCGCTCGGTCTGACCGCTGCGCCGAAGCCCACCACGCCCGACCCGGCGACCGTGAAGCTCGACGCGTTCCCGGTGCAGGGCCCGTGCGGCTTCGGTGACAGCTACGGCTATCCCCGCAGCGGCGGCCGCACTCACGAGGGCATCGACATCATCGCCTCGGAGGGCAACGAGTTGTATGCGGTCGCCGATGGCAAGGTCACCAAGGTGTACTCCGACTACCCCGGGTCGCTCGCCGGAAACGGCATCCGCCTCACTCGCAGCGACGGCTCGGGCACGTACTACTTCTACGCCCACATGAGTGAGCTCGCCGACGGCATCGAACTCGGGGTGCCGGTCAAGGCAGGACAGCTTGTCGGCTACATCGGTAACACCGGCAACTCGGGCACCCCGCACCTCCACTTCGAGGCGCACCCGAACGGTGGCGCCGCGGTCAACCCGTACCAGGCGCTGAAGGCGATCGACGGCTGCAGCATCACCGCATCGCGCGGCTGAGCCGCCGGGTCGTCCGCCCGGGAACGGCACACATCCCATGATCGGCCGAGCAGGACGTACCCTGCCGGCATGCCGATCATCGACGTCCAGCTGAGTCCGGCCACGACCGATTGGCCCACGCTGCGGGCAGCGGCTCGCGAAGCCGAGCAGCGTGGGTACGGCGCGATCTGGGTGCTCGATCACCTGGCCGGGCTCCCCCTCGGCGGGACGACCATGCTCGAGGCGTTCACTCTGCTCGGCGCCTTGTCGCAGGCAACCGAGCGGATCGAACTCGGCACGATGGTCGCCAACGCGTGGAGTCGGCAGCCTGGCACGCTCGTGACGGCGATGGCCAGCGTGGCCGCGGTGGCCGATCGGCAGGTGCACCTCGGCCTCGGAGCCGGCGCTGCGCCGGGCACGACCTGGGCCGTCGAGCAGGAACTCGTCGGCACCGAGCTCGCCGCCGACCTGGCCGACCGCCACGCCCGCGTCGAGCAGGTGCTCGACCTGATCGACGAGCAGTGGTCGGCCGACCGAGACGAGCGCTGGGCCACCTTTCCCCTCCCCCGTCCCCGGCCCACCACCCTCCTGGGCGTCAACAGCCCGGAACTGGCCGAACTCGCCGCGCGTCGGGCCGACGGCGTGAACGTGCTGTGGTACCACCCGCGCAAGGAGGAGTTCATCGCCGCCTACGAGGCGGCGATCGGCGACCGTCCGTTCCTGCGCACCGTCTACACCACCTACTCCCCCGAACTCCTCGATCCCGAACACCCCGACCGGCGACGGATGGCCGAGCACGGCTTCGACCGGATCGTGCTCGCCGTGCTCGACGGTGTGGAGGCGTTCCTCGCCGACGACACCGTCCCGGTCGGCTGAGCCTGATCCCCACCGTCCACCCCGGCGGGAGCGCGCGGTGTAGCGTGCACCCTGTCGCTGACCCCCACCGGGAGAGTCGTCACCGCAGCCGGCGGTGCCGGCGCCGAAGGAGCAACCGCCCCGGAATCTCTCAGGCAAACGGACCGGAGGGGCGAGACGACGCTGGAAAGCAGGTGTTCGCCACCTCGCCGAAGGTGCAAGCCCCCCGGGTGAAGCTCTCAGGCACGATGACAGCGTGGGGTCGACAATCCGACGACGAGGAGCCCCATGTCGACCTTCCACGACCTCACCGAGCAGTTCGCCGACCGCCACATCGGTCCGCGACCCGACGACCTGGCGGCGATGCTCGACGCGATCGGCGTCGACAGCGTCGAGCAACTGATCGACGAGACGATCCCGGCGTCCATCCGTGACGACGCCCTCGACCTGCCCGATGCCCTCGGAGAAGGCGCCGCTCTCGAGCGGCTCCGCTCGTACGCCGATCGCAACCAGGTCGTCACCAGCCTGATCGGGCTCGGGTACGCCGACACCGTCGTGCCGCCCGTCGTGCTCCGCAACGTGCTCGAGAACCCGGCGTGGTACACGGCGTACACGCCGTACCAGCCCGAGATCAGCCAGGGACGCCTGGAGACGCTCGTCAACTACCAGACGATGGTGTGCGACCTCACCGGACTCGATCTGGCGAACTCGTCGCTGCTCGACGAGGCCACAGCCGCCGCCGAGGCCATGGCGCTGGCGCGCCGAACGGTTCGAGGCGACCGGAGCACCTTCTTCGTCCACCACGACGTCCACCCCCAGACACTGGCGGTTCTGCGAACCCGTGCAGAGCCGACAGGGATCCGGCTGCTCGTCGGCGACCTCGACGACCTCGAACGCGACGATCAGGATGTCGATCTCGCCGGCGATCTGTTCGGTGCCCTGTTCAGCTACCCGACCTCCACCGGCGCGGTCACCGACTGGTCGGCGTCGATCGAGCGGGTGCACGAACTCGGCGCGCTCGCCGTCGTGGCCACCGACCTCCTCGCGTGCGTGCTCCTCCGCTCCCCCGGCGAGCTCGGCGCCGACGTCGCCATCGGCTCGGCCCAGCGGTTCGGCGTACCGCTCGGGTTCGGCGGACCGCACGCCGGCTTCATGGCGGTCAAGACGTCGGCAGCCCGGGCGTTGCCCGGCCGACTCGTCGGCGTCAGCACCGACACCGGTGGCCGTCCGGCCCTCCGACTGGCGCTCCAGACACGCGAGCAGCACATCCGCCGTGAGAAGGCCACTTCCAACATCTGCACCGCACAGGTACTCCTCGCGAACATGGCGGGGCTGTATGCGTCGTGGCACGGCCCCGACGGTCTGCGTCGCATCGCCACCCGCGTCCACGGTCTCACCGTCGTCGCCGCCGAGGCACTGCGTGACGCCGGCCGGTCGGTGCGTCACGGCACGTGGTTCGACACCGTCACCGTCGACCTCGCCGACGAGTGCGCCGCGGACGCCGTCGTCGCCGCTGCGCTCGACCACGGCCTGAATCTCCGACGCGTCGACGGCTCGTCGGTCGGCTTCACGCTCGACGAGACGACCACGCCCGATGTCGTCGAGCGACTGCTGGTGTCGTTCGGCGTCGACCGCGCCGACGTCGCCACCGCCGATCTCGCCGGCGCCGTTCCGGCCGGACTGGAGCGCACCGCTCCCCTGCTCCCCCAGGCGGCGTTCAACTCGTACCACAGCGAGCACGAGATGCTCCGCTACCTCCGTCGTCTCGCCGACCGCGACCTGGCCCTCGACCGCACGATGATCCCGCTGGGGTCGTGCACGATGAAGCTGAACGCCACGAGCGAGATGGAGCCGATCACGTGGCCCGAGTTCGGGTCGATCCATCCGGCTGCTCCGGACGACCAGACCGTCGGCTATCGGGAGATGATCGCCGAACTCGAGGCCTGGCTCGCCGAGATCACCGGCTACGCAGCGGTGTCGGTGCAGCCCAACGCCGGGAGCCAGGGCGAGTTCGCCGGCCTCCTCGCGATCCGGGCCTACCACCGAGACCGAGGCGATGACCAGCGCACGATCTGCCTGATCCCGTCGAGCGCCCACGGCACGAACGCAGCGAGCGCGGTGATGGCCGGGCTCGACGTCGTGGTGGTCGCCTGCGACGCCGACGGCAACGTCGACCTCGCCGATCTCGACGCCAAGATCGACGCATCCGGCGACCGGCTCGCCGGGATCATGATCACCTACCCGTCGACGCACGGCGTGTTCGAAACCGAGGTGCAGGCGATCTGCGCCAAGGTCCACGACGCCGGCGGCCAGGTGTACGTCGACGGCGCGAACCTCAACGCCATGGTCGGCCTCGCCCGGCCGGGGCGGTTCGGGGCCGACGTGTCGCATCTCAATCTGCACAAGACCTTCTGCATCCCCCACGGTGGCGGTGGACCGGGCGTCGGGCCGGTCGGGGTGCGTGAACACCTGGTGCCGTTCCTTCCCGGCGATCCGCTCGGCGACGGTGCCGGCGCGGTCGGACCGGTCTCGGCGGCTCGATTCGGGTCGGCCGGCATCCTGCCGATCCCGTGGATGTACATCGCCATGATGGGCGCCGACGGTCTCCGACGGGCGACCGAGCACGCGATCGTCGCTGCGAACTACGTCGCCACCCGACTCGACGCCCACTTCCCGGTGCTCTACACCGGTGCGTCCGGCCGTGTCGCCCACGAGTGCATCATCGACCTACGGGAGATCACCAAGACGACCGGGGTCACCGTCGACGACGTCGCGAAGCGCCTGATCGACTATGGGTTCCATGCGCCGACGATGAGCTTCCCGGTGGCCGGCACGCTCATGATCGAGCCGACCGAGAGCGAGGAGCGGGTCGAACTCGATCGGTTCTGCGACGCCATGGTCGCCATTCGCGGTGAGATCGACCGCATCGCCGACGGAGCCGAACAGCTCGAATCGAGCGCACTGCGGATGGCGCCGCACACCGCCGACGACCTGATCGGCGAATGGGAGCGCCCGTACTCACGCGAGAGCGCGGCCTATCCCCTCCCGTCGCTGCGCCAGACGAAGTACTTCCCGCCGGTGTCACGGATC contains:
- a CDS encoding peptidoglycan-binding protein; its protein translation is MPSTRTTRPLRRITTLVAAGVTFTLLPLPFGATVHANAPATAVTGLALGARGDAVKQLQQALLNQGVPVDGGVDGVFGPGTESALKQFQAKRGFSQTGTVDTATAIALGLVSNSVFGLTQGASGNKVVELQNTLIAAGHRPAGGADGIFGPATVTALKAFQKAKGLAQSGDVNAPTAAALAAVSGGAAAEPAAEPASQPSSSRGSVQGLKIGSRGDAVKQLQQGLMNLGFTVVGGADGIYGVLTANAVKSFQNANGLSTSGSVDKATAQAFTAATSGGNGGTDDGDDGDDHDPSASSPFVGLQYGSIGADVKGLQQALIDAGVTVYGGADGVYGTHTVTAVKEFQGKHGLSKTGKVDQDTANALASRNPSGGTDTASIVGLKSGALGNTVKQLQQAMIDAGVTVRGGADGIFGPATTEALKSFQTSQGLPATGVVDQATAEALKDPKAPSSPSTGSTDGYAVYGERGSRVVDLQNALLAAGISFVGGADGAFGSATAGAIMSFQRANGLSVTGKLDDATAKALGLTAAPKPTTPDPATVKLDAFPVQGPCGFGDSYGYPRSGGRTHEGIDIIASEGNELYAVADGKVTKVYSDYPGSLAGNGIRLTRSDGSGTYYFYAHMSELADGIELGVPVKAGQLVGYIGNTGNSGTPHLHFEAHPNGGAAVNPYQALKAIDGCSITASRG
- a CDS encoding LLM class flavin-dependent oxidoreductase codes for the protein MPIIDVQLSPATTDWPTLRAAAREAEQRGYGAIWVLDHLAGLPLGGTTMLEAFTLLGALSQATERIELGTMVANAWSRQPGTLVTAMASVAAVADRQVHLGLGAGAAPGTTWAVEQELVGTELAADLADRHARVEQVLDLIDEQWSADRDERWATFPLPRPRPTTLLGVNSPELAELAARRADGVNVLWYHPRKEEFIAAYEAAIGDRPFLRTVYTTYSPELLDPEHPDRRRMAEHGFDRIVLAVLDGVEAFLADDTVPVG
- the gcvP gene encoding aminomethyl-transferring glycine dehydrogenase; amino-acid sequence: MSTFHDLTEQFADRHIGPRPDDLAAMLDAIGVDSVEQLIDETIPASIRDDALDLPDALGEGAALERLRSYADRNQVVTSLIGLGYADTVVPPVVLRNVLENPAWYTAYTPYQPEISQGRLETLVNYQTMVCDLTGLDLANSSLLDEATAAAEAMALARRTVRGDRSTFFVHHDVHPQTLAVLRTRAEPTGIRLLVGDLDDLERDDQDVDLAGDLFGALFSYPTSTGAVTDWSASIERVHELGALAVVATDLLACVLLRSPGELGADVAIGSAQRFGVPLGFGGPHAGFMAVKTSAARALPGRLVGVSTDTGGRPALRLALQTREQHIRREKATSNICTAQVLLANMAGLYASWHGPDGLRRIATRVHGLTVVAAEALRDAGRSVRHGTWFDTVTVDLADECAADAVVAAALDHGLNLRRVDGSSVGFTLDETTTPDVVERLLVSFGVDRADVATADLAGAVPAGLERTAPLLPQAAFNSYHSEHEMLRYLRRLADRDLALDRTMIPLGSCTMKLNATSEMEPITWPEFGSIHPAAPDDQTVGYREMIAELEAWLAEITGYAAVSVQPNAGSQGEFAGLLAIRAYHRDRGDDQRTICLIPSSAHGTNAASAVMAGLDVVVVACDADGNVDLADLDAKIDASGDRLAGIMITYPSTHGVFETEVQAICAKVHDAGGQVYVDGANLNAMVGLARPGRFGADVSHLNLHKTFCIPHGGGGPGVGPVGVREHLVPFLPGDPLGDGAGAVGPVSAARFGSAGILPIPWMYIAMMGADGLRRATEHAIVAANYVATRLDAHFPVLYTGASGRVAHECIIDLREITKTTGVTVDDVAKRLIDYGFHAPTMSFPVAGTLMIEPTESEERVELDRFCDAMVAIRGEIDRIADGAEQLESSALRMAPHTADDLIGEWERPYSRESAAYPLPSLRQTKYFPPVSRIDGAYGDRHLVCSCEPLESYASDLLLTPTSR